A single genomic interval of Picosynechococcus sp. PCC 7003 harbors:
- a CDS encoding NAD-dependent epimerase/dehydratase family protein has translation MSKVIVTGTAGFIGSSLAETLLQQGITVVGIDQVNNYYDTTLKRKNLAALAQYQNFQLIEADIQHLDWEDLLQGVSVVYHQAAQAGVRASWGIGFRDYTERNINSTQVMLEAAKKVGTLERFVYAGTSSVYGDAETMPTPETICPQPVSPYGITKLAAERLCWLYLKNYDVPVTSLRYFTVYGPRQRPDMAFHKFFRAAILGETIGIYGDGKQTRDFTYISDAVQANLLAAQEPKAIGEIFNIGGGSRVILNDVLDEIDQIVGQPIPRNYGDRARGDARHTSADVTKAKTILGYDPQVQLSEGLRREWDWIQSLY, from the coding sequence ATGTCGAAGGTTATTGTCACAGGCACTGCGGGATTTATTGGCTCTAGCCTCGCGGAAACCCTACTCCAGCAAGGGATCACGGTGGTAGGCATTGACCAAGTGAATAACTATTACGACACCACCCTCAAGCGCAAAAATTTAGCGGCCCTCGCTCAGTACCAAAACTTCCAACTGATCGAAGCAGATATTCAGCATCTCGATTGGGAAGACCTTCTTCAAGGCGTGAGTGTGGTTTACCATCAGGCGGCCCAAGCGGGGGTACGAGCCAGTTGGGGCATCGGCTTTCGAGATTACACCGAACGAAATATTAATTCCACCCAGGTGATGCTGGAGGCGGCGAAAAAAGTCGGCACCCTGGAGCGCTTTGTCTATGCAGGAACTTCCTCAGTTTATGGCGATGCGGAAACCATGCCCACCCCAGAAACCATTTGTCCCCAGCCCGTCTCTCCCTATGGCATCACAAAATTGGCGGCGGAACGGCTTTGCTGGCTCTATCTGAAAAATTATGATGTTCCGGTTACATCCCTGCGTTATTTCACGGTGTATGGCCCCAGGCAACGGCCCGATATGGCGTTCCATAAGTTTTTCCGGGCGGCAATCCTAGGGGAAACCATCGGTATCTATGGCGATGGCAAACAGACCCGTGACTTTACCTATATCAGCGATGCAGTCCAGGCGAATTTGCTAGCAGCCCAGGAACCAAAGGCGATTGGCGAAATTTTTAATATTGGTGGGGGCAGTCGGGTAATTTTAAATGATGTGCTCGATGAAATTGACCAGATCGTTGGTCAGCCGATTCCCCGGAACTATGGTGATCGCGCCCGGGGGGATGCTAGACATACCAGCGCCGATGTGACCAAGGCGAAAACGATTTTAGGGTATGACCCCCAGGTGCAACTCAGCGAGGGCTTGCGGCGAGAATGGGATTGGATTCAAAGTCTGTATTAG